The segment CGAAAACCGGTTTTGGAATTTGACCAAACCGGATCGGATTGGATCCGATCCACCGGATTCAAACCGGATCCTAATCATAAGGAAAAAATCGAATTTGATACCGGATCATAAACCAGATTTACTAAAAACCGGATCCAAATCCGCCCCAAAATCCGCTAAAACCCACTAAAAATCGGTTTAAACCGACTTGAAATCAGATTAGAATCGAATTCGGATTTTGGTTAGAACTGGATCGGATTTTGACCGGATCTGATTTTTCATGACATAATTAAAACCGGATCGAATTCGAatccggatcggatcggatcggatcttgCATTTGTGCACCTCTAAATGACCTATAATAGAATGTTAAGTTCCAATTTGGTATGTTTGCTTGACCTAATTTCAAGATTAAGGAGATGATATTATTTTTACTTtgaggaaattattattcatcTTTGATCATCAAACATGTTTGGTGCAAGTATATTACGATTATCTTTCTATGTTAAGAacattacaattttttttctaaCTCACACATCctctttaaataaaaaaaatgaaaaaaaaggaagaaaagaaaaataaagaatCCATTGGCCTCTTGCCCTTGACCTCTCAAGAATAGCCAAGTGCTACTGCTCTCAATCTCTTTCTTCATTTTCCCTATTTCACAGACAAACACAAACCCAAGGCAGGAGAAGAAATCAACGACGCAGATACACTCCGATTGATTCCTTCTTCACCAGATCTCCGACCTTCCTGACCGAGCGATCCCGAAATCATGTTTCGTCAAGTAGCTTCTCGCCTCCTTACTCGTCCTACCACCACTTACTCCGCCGCCGCTTCCGCCACCACTCGCCGTCCGTTCGCCACAGAGGTTGTGGCCGATACCACATCGGGAGACGAAGCGTTTGTAGAGGCTTGGAAGAAGGTTGTTCCCAACATAGATCCACCAAAGACTCCTAGCCAGTATATGCATCCTCGTCCTCCTACCCCTTCCACTTTGCCCACTAAACTCACTGTCAATTTCGTCCTCCCTTACGCTTCTGAACTTTCTAAGAAGGAGGTTAGTTTTATTGATTTTATGAATTATGCAAACTCGTTTTCGTTGTGCATGATAAACTTAATCGATTTCATTAGATTATTTAGGGTTTGTGTTTTCTGATAATGTAATTGCTTAGTTATTTATAATCAAAGAGGCTGAAGTTATGTTTTAATAACGTGGTTAGGTTATTCTAATTAATCCATACAAATTTACAATCCGTCTGAGTATTTGGCATtgtaatcaaccaaattcattTGGGGTTCTTCACTTGCTGTTATTTATAAGCTGTATAACAATGCTGTCTTATGGTGCTCAAGTGACTTTCATCTGGATGTATGCACTCTGTCTCTATTTCAAGTTTCAAATGGGTTGATACACTAATGAAGCTTGTTTGATTTGGGTTTCTgtatgttatcatctcaccatgAAGTTACTAATTAGTCGCTAGATATATTATTAGTCTTGGTAGCTGTTTTTGTGCTCAATTTGGTTTCAATCTCAATTTGTGTTTCAACCAGTCAATCTGTAGACGTTCACCTTGAAATTGGTTTTCAAACTCAGTAATGGTCAAGTGTCTTCACTATTCATGAGGCTGTGCAAGTTCAATTGTGGTTAAATGTCTTGGTTTAGTTCAAGATTTAATTGTTGTATATAGTGTAAATATTTAATAGTATCCATTAAAAGTTATTTTACAATTTTAACCTTGAAATGTTACAGGTTGATATGGTGATAGTTCCAGCAACCACAGGGCAAATGGGTATTTTACCAGGACACGTGCCAACAATTGCAGAGCTAAAACCCGGTCTTCTCTCAGTCCATGAAGGAAATGAAATCAAGAAATATTTCATCAGCAGTGGCTTTGCTTTCATTCACCCAAACTCTTATGCAGACATATTGGCTGTTGAAGCTGTTCCCCTTGACCGAGTTGACCCAGCCCAGGTACAAAAAGGGCTAAACGAGTTCACTCAGAAACTGAGTTCAGCCACAACTGACTTGGAGAAAGCTGAAGCCCAAATTGGGGTGGATGTTCATAGTGCTCTTAACTTTGCTCTTACTGGTTAGAGTAAGGTGAGTGATTGCCTAATGGGTCTactttgttttgtgatccttttGGATTAAATAATAATATGCCATTGTTAATGGCTATTTGGAAGATTTTTGTGGGGGGATGAATTTCATTTGATATCATATTTATACCTCTTTTGTTGTAGTAAGTTGAAACGGGAATGTTGAGAAATGATATTAGTTGCTTGCAAGTGCGTTTGGTTCAAAGAAATATCAAATAATATAAAAGACGTTGTGATATAATCTTTATGGGCTTTTAGaaacataaaaaatacatatgtgggctaaaaaataaagaaaaaatagtTAATTGAAGAAAACTTTGAAAATGTTATGATTGATGGTGATTTATAAGCTTGTTTATATTTTGAGTTTATTGCAATATAGTGTTTATTTTCATGCTAAAAATAAATATCTTTtggttattttatatttttcatctAGTTTATCAACTATTATACCAATCGCTATTCT is part of the Lactuca sativa cultivar Salinas chromosome 7, Lsat_Salinas_v11, whole genome shotgun sequence genome and harbors:
- the LOC111905978 gene encoding ATP synthase subunit delta', mitochondrial, with product MFRQVASRLLTRPTTTYSAAASATTRRPFATEVVADTTSGDEAFVEAWKKVVPNIDPPKTPSQYMHPRPPTPSTLPTKLTVNFVLPYASELSKKEVDMVIVPATTGQMGILPGHVPTIAELKPGLLSVHEGNEIKKYFISSGFAFIHPNSYADILAVEAVPLDRVDPAQVQKGLNEFTQKLSSATTDLEKAEAQIGVDVHSALNFALTG